In a single window of the Bacteroidota bacterium genome:
- a CDS encoding sigma-70 family RNA polymerase sigma factor — MTENELIAGCIRQDRSCQEALYKRFYGKMLGVCLRYAKDREQARDMLQDGMIKVFSTIRNFAGRGSLEGWVRRIVVNTAVDHLRRNKHEYLIVSTVHMRDGDVPDHTDEVEEEDLIAALSEEQILQAVQQLSPAYRTVFNLYVLENFSHKEIAEQLNISEGTSKSNLAKARFQLKKLLTHLSRKSADEQRTTTR; from the coding sequence ATGACTGAAAATGAACTGATCGCGGGTTGCATCAGGCAGGACAGATCCTGTCAGGAGGCATTATACAAGCGGTTTTATGGTAAAATGCTGGGTGTATGCCTGCGTTATGCCAAAGATCGTGAGCAGGCGCGCGATATGCTTCAGGATGGAATGATTAAAGTGTTTTCCACCATCCGCAATTTTGCTGGCAGAGGATCGCTGGAAGGCTGGGTGAGACGTATTGTGGTAAATACCGCAGTGGATCACCTCCGCCGAAATAAGCATGAATACCTCATCGTGTCAACCGTACACATGCGCGACGGCGATGTGCCCGATCATACGGATGAGGTGGAAGAGGAGGATTTGATTGCCGCGCTTTCCGAAGAACAGATTCTTCAGGCAGTTCAGCAGCTCAGTCCGGCCTACCGCACGGTGTTTAACCTCTATGTGCTCGAAAATTTTTCGCACAAGGAAATCGCCGAGCAGCTCAATATCAGCGAAGGGACTTCAAAGTCCAATCTGGCCAAGGCCCGGTTTCAACTCAAGAAATTACTCACGCATTTAAGCAGAAAATCTGCCGATGAACAACGGACAACTACACGATGA
- the rnc gene encoding ribonuclease III — MLGFYPRNLSLFRKAFTHSSAANQARDRNEQKESYERLEFLGDAVLSAVIADYLFKKFPYRDEGFLTKLRSRIVSRQQLGKLAVKFGLDKFIEAESGLTGRSNSINGDVFEALIGAIYLDRGYAFTARFINEKIIRHHLDIDEIESTDTDFKSKLIEWCQKNKKELRFNLVEENGTGQQRMFVIEITIDGKVHGRSQHQSKKRAEQEAAGACLVELGLL, encoded by the coding sequence ATGCTGGGATTTTATCCCCGCAACCTCTCGCTATTTCGTAAAGCCTTCACGCATAGTTCGGCCGCCAATCAGGCCCGCGACCGCAATGAACAGAAAGAAAGCTATGAACGGCTTGAGTTTTTGGGCGATGCCGTACTGAGTGCCGTAATTGCCGATTACCTCTTCAAAAAATTCCCCTACCGCGACGAAGGCTTCCTTACCAAACTCCGCTCGCGCATTGTGAGCCGGCAGCAGTTGGGCAAACTGGCCGTAAAATTCGGACTTGATAAATTCATCGAAGCCGAAAGCGGACTTACCGGCCGAAGCAATTCCATAAATGGCGATGTGTTTGAAGCCCTCATCGGGGCCATTTACCTCGATCGGGGTTATGCCTTCACGGCCCGCTTCATCAACGAAAAAATTATCCGTCACCACCTCGATATTGATGAAATCGAAAGCACGGACACCGATTTTAAGAGTAAACTCATTGAGTGGTGCCAGAAAAACAAAAAAGAGCTTCGCTTCAATCTGGTAGAGGAAAACGGCACCGGGCAGCAGCGCATGTTTGTGATCGAAATTACCATCGATGGCAAAGTACACGGCCGCAGCCAGCATCAATCGAAAAAGCGGGCCGAACAGGAAGCCGCCGGCGCCTGTCTGGTTGAACTGGGGCTGCTCTGA
- the fabF gene encoding beta-ketoacyl-ACP synthase II, protein MQLKRVVVTGLGAVTPLGNNVQEYWTNLLAGVSGAAPITRFDASKFKTQFACEVKNFNLEEYFDRKEARKLDAFSHYGIAAADQAVRDAGVNAETIDRTRVGVIWGSGIGGLETFQDECFAFAKGDGTPRFNPFFIPKMIADICAGHISMRYGFHGPNFTTVSACASSTNALIDAFNYIRLGKANVIVTGGSESAVNEAGVGGFNACQAMSTRNDNPAAASRPYDKDRDGFVLGEGGGSLVLEELNHALARGAKIYCEVVGGGLSADAHHITAPHPEGLGAALVMRNALEDAELQPEDIDYINTHGTSTPLGDVAELKAIQKVFGEQAYAMNISATKSMTGHLLGAAGAIEAIATVLAVQNDIVPPTINHSTPDPEIDARLNLTFGKAQQRVVRAAISNTFGFGGHNAAAVFKKYSA, encoded by the coding sequence ATGCAGTTAAAACGGGTTGTTGTAACAGGCCTTGGCGCAGTAACACCGCTGGGCAATAATGTTCAGGAGTATTGGACAAATCTGCTGGCGGGAGTAAGCGGCGCAGCCCCGATTACCCGTTTTGATGCATCGAAATTCAAAACACAGTTTGCGTGCGAAGTGAAGAACTTCAATCTGGAAGAGTATTTCGACCGCAAGGAAGCGCGCAAGCTTGATGCATTTTCACATTATGGCATCGCCGCGGCCGATCAGGCCGTGCGCGACGCCGGTGTGAATGCCGAAACCATTGACCGCACCCGTGTAGGTGTGATCTGGGGGTCGGGCATTGGCGGACTGGAGACATTCCAGGACGAGTGTTTTGCATTTGCCAAAGGCGATGGTACGCCGCGTTTCAATCCGTTCTTCATTCCGAAAATGATAGCCGATATTTGCGCCGGGCATATTTCCATGCGCTACGGCTTTCACGGCCCCAATTTTACCACGGTTTCGGCCTGTGCTTCTTCCACCAATGCACTTATTGATGCGTTCAATTACATTCGCCTGGGTAAGGCCAACGTAATTGTAACCGGCGGCTCTGAGTCGGCCGTGAATGAAGCCGGAGTGGGTGGTTTCAACGCCTGTCAGGCAATGAGCACCCGCAACGACAATCCTGCAGCGGCTTCGCGTCCTTACGACAAAGACCGCGATGGTTTTGTACTTGGTGAAGGTGGTGGCTCACTGGTGCTTGAAGAATTGAACCACGCTCTTGCACGTGGTGCCAAAATTTATTGCGAAGTGGTTGGCGGCGGCCTGAGTGCCGATGCACACCACATCACTGCACCGCATCCCGAAGGCCTCGGCGCTGCACTTGTAATGCGCAATGCCCTCGAAGATGCTGAACTTCAGCCCGAAGACATCGACTACATCAACACCCACGGTACTTCTACTCCATTGGGCGATGTAGCCGAACTCAAGGCCATTCAGAAAGTATTCGGTGAGCAGGCTTATGCCATGAACATCAGCGCCACCAAATCAATGACCGGCCACCTGCTTGGTGCTGCCGGAGCAATTGAAGCAATCGCCACGGTGCTGGCGGTACAAAACGACATCGTTCCCCCCACCATCAATCACTCCACCCCTGATCCGGAAATCGATGCCCGTCTGAACCTGACGTTCGGCAAAGCCCAGCAGCGTGTGGTTCGTGCGGCAATCAGCAATACATTCGGCTTCGGCGGCCATAATGCCGCAGCTGTGTTTAAGAAGTATTCTGCTTAA
- a CDS encoding acyl carrier protein, which translates to MSDIAEKVKSIIVDKLGVEASEVTESASFTNDLGADSLDTVELIMEFEKEFNIAIPDDQAEKIATVGDAVTYIQEHATK; encoded by the coding sequence ATGTCTGATATTGCTGAAAAAGTGAAAAGCATCATTGTTGACAAACTCGGTGTTGAAGCCAGCGAAGTAACCGAGTCTGCCAGCTTTACCAACGATCTTGGTGCTGACTCGCTTGATACCGTTGAGCTCATCATGGAATTTGAAAAAGAGTTCAACATTGCTATTCCTGACGATCAGGCTGAGAAAATCGCCACTGTGGGTGACGCTGTTACCTACATTCAGGAACACGCTACCAAGTAA
- a CDS encoding nitroreductase family protein, producing the protein MSDYPHIPYSRPRLLPAEMQERAARFYHYMDSRRTVREFLPDPIPEGVLEQLILTASTAPSGAHKQPWSFCLVTNAELKRRIREAAEKEEYESYNGRMPQDWLDDLAPLGTDWQKPFLETAPALIVVFRRAYEEVNGRKKNNYYVNESVGLACGFLLAAIHQAGLSALTHTPSPMNFLSTLLNRPENERPFLLIPVGYVAENCLVPDLKRKSLEEICFVYK; encoded by the coding sequence ATGTCTGATTATCCGCACATTCCTTATTCGCGCCCCCGGTTGTTGCCTGCTGAAATGCAGGAGCGTGCTGCCCGTTTTTATCATTATATGGACAGCCGCCGCACGGTGCGCGAATTTTTGCCCGATCCCATTCCGGAAGGGGTGCTCGAACAACTTATCCTTACGGCATCCACCGCTCCTTCGGGCGCACATAAACAGCCCTGGTCGTTTTGTCTTGTTACCAATGCCGAGCTGAAACGCCGGATACGCGAAGCGGCAGAAAAGGAAGAATATGAAAGTTATAACGGCCGTATGCCGCAAGACTGGCTCGATGATCTGGCGCCGCTCGGGACCGACTGGCAGAAGCCTTTTCTGGAAACCGCACCCGCGCTTATTGTGGTGTTCAGGCGGGCGTATGAAGAGGTAAACGGACGTAAAAAGAACAATTATTATGTAAATGAATCGGTGGGACTGGCCTGCGGGTTTTTGCTTGCGGCTATTCATCAGGCCGGGCTGTCGGCACTTACGCACACGCCAAGCCCGATGAACTTTTTAAGCACATTGCTCAACAGGCCCGAAAACGAGCGGCCTTTCCTGCTTATTCCGGTTGGTTACGTGGCCGAAAATTGCCTTGTTCCCGATTTAAAGCGTAAAAGTCTGGAAGAGATTTGCTTTGTCTATAAGTAA
- a CDS encoding bifunctional 3-deoxy-7-phosphoheptulonate synthase/chorismate mutase type II, whose protein sequence is MPDTRLDLDLEPVSHWLPARWKKILITGPCGAESEAQVLETARGIAAHGQASLFRAGVWKPRTRPGAFEGMGEAALEWLKMVKAETGLPVTVEVATAAHTELALKAGIDVLWIGARTTVNPFSVQEIADALAGSNVPVLVKNPVNPDLMLWFGALERLNRAGIRKLGAIHRGFSTGTKTQYRNAPLWEMAIALRSACPALPLICDPSHISGRRDLIEPVSQQALDLDMDGLMIETHRDPATALSDAAQQLTPTLLQLLLQKLVVRDKGCSDANFGHQLNSLRTVIDDIDAEMVQALARRMQVVEEIGSYKKEHGVTILQIERWLHILQTRTAQGEALGLDKDIIAELCQLLHKASIRRQTEVMNRG, encoded by the coding sequence ATGCCTGATACCCGTCTTGACCTCGATCTTGAACCCGTAAGCCACTGGTTGCCTGCACGGTGGAAGAAAATACTGATTACAGGGCCTTGCGGCGCCGAAAGCGAAGCACAGGTGCTTGAAACAGCCCGTGGTATTGCCGCACACGGACAAGCCTCATTATTCAGGGCGGGTGTGTGGAAACCGCGTACACGTCCGGGCGCATTTGAAGGCATGGGCGAAGCGGCGCTGGAATGGCTGAAAATGGTAAAAGCCGAAACCGGTTTGCCCGTAACCGTTGAGGTAGCTACGGCCGCACACACTGAGCTGGCGCTCAAAGCCGGCATTGATGTGTTGTGGATTGGTGCACGCACTACGGTTAATCCGTTTTCGGTACAGGAAATTGCGGATGCGCTGGCTGGCAGCAATGTGCCTGTACTGGTAAAAAATCCGGTTAATCCTGATCTCATGCTCTGGTTTGGCGCCCTCGAACGGCTTAACCGCGCCGGCATCCGCAAACTGGGCGCTATTCACCGTGGCTTCAGCACCGGCACCAAAACACAATACCGCAATGCCCCGCTCTGGGAAATGGCCATTGCCCTTCGCAGCGCCTGCCCTGCCCTGCCCCTGATTTGCGATCCCAGCCACATCAGCGGCCGCCGCGATCTGATTGAACCGGTGTCGCAGCAGGCACTTGATCTGGACATGGACGGACTGATGATTGAAACGCACCGCGACCCAGCTACTGCGCTCAGCGATGCCGCACAGCAACTCACGCCCACACTGTTGCAGCTGCTGCTTCAGAAATTAGTGGTGCGCGACAAAGGCTGCAGTGATGCCAATTTTGGTCATCAGCTCAACTCGCTGCGCACGGTAATCGACGATATTGATGCCGAAATGGTGCAGGCGCTTGCCCGGCGTATGCAGGTGGTGGAAGAAATTGGCAGCTACAAAAAAGAGCACGGCGTTACCATACTTCAAATCGAACGCTGGCTGCATATCCTGCAAACACGCACCGCACAGGGCGAAGCACTTGGCCTTGATAAAGATATTATTGCAGAACTCTGTCAGCTGCTTCACAAAGCATCCATTCGCAGACAAACGGAAGTGATGAACAGGGGGTGA